The DNA window GGCGAACGGCAGTTGCAGATCGGCGAATGTCGTTGCCTGTCCGATGAAGTCGGCGATCACCGCGGCCAGCCCGGTGTTGGGGAAGAGGTGCGTCCTGACTTTCTGCAGCAGCAGAGCTTGGGCGATCAAACCGCCCGGGAATACCTGGTCTCGCGTCATTCGTGCCCACACGTGCGAGAGCCGGTTCACCGCACCCTTCGGGTCCGCGGCGACGACCGCGCCGTTGAGCGACCCAACCGAGGTTCCGGCGACGAGATCGGGAGTGACCTCGCACTCGCTGAGCGCCTGCAGCATGCCCACCTGGATCGCGCCAAGGCTGGCACCCCCGCCAAGCACGTAGCCGACCGGTCGGGGCAGCCCGTCCAGCCCAGGCACCTGACCATCCATCCCATCAGGCTAAAGCACCCAGTACAACGACTGGGCCCTGGCCGGTAGAGAAGATCTTCAGTGACCCGGCGGGCGGGAACATCGAGTGGCGAGACGATTCGCGTTCTGGCGAACATGATTGAGCCGTGCGACTCGAGGACGTCATCGGTGACTTCCGCGCCGTCGAGCCGGAGCTGGTCACGCACCCGGCGAATAATTCCGTTTCGGCTCCCAGGATCACAGTGAACTTGTCGTTGGGTTCTTGGTTTACGGACCCGAGGTCCCCAAGCGCGGAGAAGACTGGGCAGGACCAACTTCCTGACGGCAACCCCCGTTCAGCTGTGGCGAGGTCCCAGCCTCGTCATACCGTCTACACCCCAGGGGTGTAGCGTGGGACGTGCTGGGAATTTCAGCTGGTTCGGGATGAGTTCGGCTGTCCGCTGCGGAACTTCAGGAGCGTTGGCTCCGGAACCCCTACGCGCCGGTGATCGTTTGCACATCAGGATCACCATGACTTTTTGGCTCTTCTGGGAACTCCGTGGGTCATGGGATGGCCGGATAGAGCTGGAGCCCGCCGAGGTGGAAGTAGATCGCGGTCTTGAAGTGCTCGCGGTTGCGGTAGCCGCGGGCCGAAACCCGGATGGCCTGGATGCGTGAGTTCAGGCCCTCGGCACCGGCGTTGGTGATGCGGTGGGCGAAGTAGGACAACAGCCCCGCCTCGTGGCGCTTCAACGTCTTGGCCGCGTCGATGATCGGCTTGAGACGGCAGTGGGTGGCCCAGAAGTACCAGCGCTTAAAGTGTTTGGCTGCCCAGCCGCGACGCTGGTAGGACCAGAAGTGCCGCAGGCTCTCCTTGATCGCCCATGCCCGAGCGGTTTTCAGGTCACCGGAGCGCAGCGTGGCGAAGCGGTCTTGGTGACGGTCGGGCAGGTTCTCCGCCGAATACAGCCACAGGTACTTGCTGCCGGCCAGGCTCTTATCGCCGGCCGCGGCCAGCGCCCGGTTCTCGGCCTTGCGCACGGTGTCCACGGCCTTGGTCAGGTAGCCCATCAGGTGGTAGCGGTCGAAGACGATCTTGTTCTCGGCGTCGCTCAGGTGCGCGCGCACCGAGGCGGCGAACGGCTCCCACATGTCCATTGCCACCGCCTCGATCCCGGCCAGCTGCTCGGGGGTGAACCGGTCGAAGTAGCCGTCCAGGCTGGCCTGGCGGCGTTCGTCGGCGATGTAGTCCACCGTGCCCGCGTCCAGGTCACTGACCACGGTGATGTAGTCCTGTCCCTTCCCGGCCGCCTTCTCATCGACCCCGACGTGGGCCGGCGCCACCAGCGGTTTGGCGGCCAGGCCGCGGGCCACCGCACGGTCCATCAGGTGCCACGCCTCGTCCCAGCTGACCCGCAGCAGCCCGGCCGCGGCCGCCACGTCGCACGCGGCGAGCACGTCGATGGCCAGCCGCTCAAACAACATGGTGAACCGCGAATGCGGCTCGGCCCACGGCAGCCGCACCTGATGCACCCCGTGCTCGGGACAGGCCACCCGCGGCGGGCTGGCATGCAGGAACGTCAGAAACGCACACGAGTCCAGATGCCGCCACGCCCGTTCCTCGCCATGGTCATACACCGACAGCTCGCGCTCGCAGTCCGGGCAGGCGAACCGGGTCCGGCCCGGATGCACGACCCAGACGTCCACCCGACCTTCCTGAGCCGACAGCTCCACCCGTTGCACCTCCCACGGCGCTACCAGTCCCAGCAGATGGCGGTACAACTCGGTGTCGCGCACACAGCACATCCTGCCGCCCTGCGCCCATCACGCCCAGACCAGACCCACAGAAAACCCGGAAGCGCCGACTTTTTCACGGAGTTTCGCCACTCGATCGGCCCCCTCACCGGACCTGCGAACAACGAGGGTTGGCCATAACGCGGGCAGCGCTCGGCACGGCTCACCGACAGGTGCACGGCGATGAAAACGCTGGGGGTCGTCGTTGTTGTTGTGGTCGTTTTGTTATTGCTGGTGCTGGCGGTGCGGATCGTCAAGCAATACGAGAACGGCGTGCTGTTCCGGCTGGGCCGGGTGATCGGAGAACGCCAACCCGGGTTGCGGCTGATCATTCCGTTCATCGATGTGCTGCACCGGATTTCGTTGCGAATCGTGACGATGCCGATCCAATCGCAGGGGATCATCACCCGCGACAACGTCAGTGTCGACGTCTCGGCGGTGGCCTATTTCAAGGTCGTCGACGCGGTGAAGTCGGTGGTGGCGATCGAGAACGTCTACGCCGCGATCGATCAGATCGCCCAGACGACGCTGCGCAAGGTGGTCGGCCAGCACACCTTGGACGAGACGCTCTCGGAGACCGACAGGATCAATCTCGACATCCGCGCGATCCTCGATGTCACCACCGTCGAATGGGGGGTGCAGGTCACCCTGGTGGAGCTCAAAGACATCCAACTGCCCGACAGCATGAAGCGGGCGAT is part of the Mycobacterium sp. HUMS_12744610 genome and encodes:
- a CDS encoding ISL3 family transposase codes for the protein MRDTELYRHLLGLVAPWEVQRVELSAQEGRVDVWVVHPGRTRFACPDCERELSVYDHGEERAWRHLDSCAFLTFLHASPPRVACPEHGVHQVRLPWAEPHSRFTMLFERLAIDVLAACDVAAAAGLLRVSWDEAWHLMDRAVARGLAAKPLVAPAHVGVDEKAAGKGQDYITVVSDLDAGTVDYIADERRQASLDGYFDRFTPEQLAGIEAVAMDMWEPFAASVRAHLSDAENKIVFDRYHLMGYLTKAVDTVRKAENRALAAAGDKSLAGSKYLWLYSAENLPDRHQDRFATLRSGDLKTARAWAIKESLRHFWSYQRRGWAAKHFKRWYFWATHCRLKPIIDAAKTLKRHEAGLLSYFAHRITNAGAEGLNSRIQAIRVSARGYRNREHFKTAIYFHLGGLQLYPAIP
- a CDS encoding slipin family protein, with the translated sequence MKTLGVVVVVVVVLLLLVLAVRIVKQYENGVLFRLGRVIGERQPGLRLIIPFIDVLHRISLRIVTMPIQSQGIITRDNVSVDVSAVAYFKVVDAVKSVVAIENVYAAIDQIAQTTLRKVVGQHTLDETLSETDRINLDIRAILDVTTVEWGVQVTLVELKDIQLPDSMKRAMARQAEAEREKRAKIIAAEGESLAAAALGDASDTMMAHPLALQLRNLQTLVELGVDKNSTVVFPAPLMSTIAELGNFLARENGAAVQPEPQPPIPVPAAVANGTPAAGSRL